Proteins from one Fragaria vesca subsp. vesca linkage group LG6, FraVesHawaii_1.0, whole genome shotgun sequence genomic window:
- the LOC101295446 gene encoding probable receptor-like protein kinase At1g67000-like — protein MYRGILLFAAYTTLLLLIHPFLVGSQTLHPAKNHNNDCALSCGSINIAPPFRLQGDRQDCGNKRYELSCETNITVLYLYSGKYYVQEINYDNFTVRLVDSGVQNINYNFSNPLHSLTSFNFSYEDSYSYPDQYRYAEPTVPIIFLSCANPVNSSLFVEAAPCIMNKNSLRRDSNSYFIVGSIRPAALVDSCKITQMVSSSVSITKHPTMSCQGLYDELVHGFELSWFNYGCGICGKHEICSRNRNLNKTDIYSCFEIKGPWYRTIQIKIERMLITNYIIYPDEFLIRPILSALAYFVLFQAAKLLFGSPFVIALLIYKCRRRHLSMYENIEDFLQSNNNLMPVRYSYADIKKMARGFKDKLGAGGYGTVYKAKLRSGHLVAIKMLGKFRANGQEFINEVATIGRIHHVNVVQLIGFCVDGSNRALIYEFMPNGSLEKYIFSQPGPEVIFLSCEKIFEIALGVARGIDYLHRGCDMQILHFDIKPHNILLDENFTPKVSDFGLARLNPLDNSMVPMTAARGTIGYIAPELFYKNIGGISYKADVYSFGMLLMEMAGRRKNLDSTVEDSSECSQMYFPTWVSDQLTEGKHIEIGDATEEEMKITRKMIIVALWCIQMKPSERPSMNEVVEMLEGKIESLAMPPKPFLYPQQIPSDKDVEDDSGTINVVSINDR, from the exons ATGTATAGAGGAATTCTCCTCTTTGCTGCTTACACAACTCTTCTCCTTCTGATCCATCCATTTTTGGTTGGTTCACAAACTTTACATCCTGCTAAGAATCATAATAATGATTGTGCCCTTTCTTGTGGCAGTATTAACATAGCCCCTCCATTTCGACTACAAGGAGACCGTCAAGACTGTGGAAACAAGAGGTATGAGCTATCTTGTGAGACAAATATTACAGTATTATATTTGTACTCGGGGAAGTATTATGTGCAGGAAATCAATTACGATAACTTCACTGTCCGACTTGTGGATTCTGGTGTTCAGAATATCAACTACAACTTTTCCAATCCTCTTCACTCCTTAACCAGCTTCAACTTTAGTTATGAAGATTCGTACAGCTATCCTGATCAATACAGATATGCAGAACCAACAGTTCCTATCATTTTTTTGAGCTGTGCAAATCCAGTGAATTCTTCTCTCTTTGTTGAAGCTGCTCCATGCATCATGAACAAGAATAGTTTAAGAAGGGACTCTAATTCATATTTCATTGTTGGCTCCATAAGGCCGGCAGCTTTGGTGGACTCATGTAAAATAACACAAATGGTTTCTTCATCGGTGTCAATAACTAAACATCCCACGATGTCCTGTCAAGGCTTATACGATGAGTTAGTTCATGGCTTTGAACTTTCATGGTTTAACTATGGATGTGGAATATGTGGAAAACACGAGATCTGCTCCAGGAACAGAAACCTGAACAAAACAGATATCTACAGCTGCTTCGAGATAAAAG GACCTTGGTACAGGACAATACAAATTAAAATAG AGAGAATGCTAATCACAAATTATATCATTTACCCGGATGAATTCCTCATTCGGCCAATTCTCAGCGCACTGGCTTACTTTG TACTATTCCAAGCAGCAAAGCTTTTATTTGGCTCTCCCTTTGTGATTGCATTACTAATCTACAAATGCCGAAGGAGGCACTTGTCTATGTACGAGAACATAGAAGACTTTCTGCAGAGTAACAACAATCTCATGCCGGTGAGGTACTCTTACGCAGACATCAAGAAGATGGCGAGAGGTTTCAAGGATAAACTTGGTGCAGGAGGGTATGGTACGGTTTACAAGGCAAAGCTCCGTAGTGGCCATCTTGTAGCCATCAAGATGTTGGGTAAATTCAGAGCTAATGGGCAAGAATTCATCAATGAAGTTGCTACCATTGGAAGGATTCACCATGTTAATGTGGTGCAACTTATTGGATTTTGTGTAGACGGATCAAATCGTGCTCTCATATATGAATTTATGCCCAACGGTTCTCTTGAAAAATATATTTTTTCTCAACCAGGGCCAGAAGTCATCTTCTTGAGTTGTGAGAAAATATTTGAAATCGCACTTGGTGTGGCTCGTGGTATTGACTATTTACATCGGGGATGTGACATGCAAATTTTACACTTCGACATCAAGCCTCACAACATTCTTCTAGACGAGAATTTCACACCGAAGGTATCTGATTTCGGGTTAGCAAGGCTAAACCCGTTGGACAATAGCATGGTGCCTATGACAGCAGCAAGAGGTACCATAGGATACATAGCTCCAGAACTATTCTACAAAAACATCGGAGGCATTTCATACAAAGCCGATGTATACAGTTTTGGCATGTTGTTGATGGAAATGGCTGGTAGAAGGAAGAACTTGGATTCTACTGTTGAGGATTCAAGCGAGTGTAGCCAAATGTATTTTCCTACATGGGTCTCAGACCAATTAACTGAAGGAAAACATATAGAAATAGGAGATGCCACAGAGGAAGAAATGAAAATCACAAGAAAAATGATCATAGTGGCATTGTGGTGCATACAAATGAAGCCTAGTGAGCGTCCTTCTATGAACGAAGTAGTAGAGATGCTTGAAGGGAAGATTGAGAGCCTAGCAATGCCTCCGAAGCCTTTCTTGTATCCACAACAAATCCCCTCTGACAAGGATGTTGAGGATGATTCAGGAACAATTAATGTTGTTTCGATAAACGATCGATGA
- the LOC101295741 gene encoding probable receptor-like protein kinase At1g67000-like: MLLNFLWWLLIVVELVHGGVGLEHCIETRCKHHGPTVRFPFRIRGSQPNHCGYEGFDISCTNDKQTVLEVMPLSASKFFVKSINYASQEIEIYYQIGCPPQQVFDLISLLSSSPFKFVEGGRNYTLFSCPSSKELDEYRRSHGPYCVAKLGSCNHGSNPVGNQFYTVRDDYCTVDSLPLVSCTKVHDYYTLSSVPDMSTRSRHNVLKLQWSKPSCQHCEEMGMTCRFKSEEFRPNQIETTECLHMPKGTFSSSVILIVTGAVIYYIYSSKKAEDENQLRIERFLDDYRALKPSRYSYADIKRITKKFEDKLGQGAYGTVYKGKLSSDLFVAVKILDNSNEKGGDFINEVGTMGRIYHVNVVRLVGFCADGYIRALIYEFLPNGSLQNFLSSADSKNSFLGWDRLQDIALGVAKGIEYLHQGCDQRILHFDIKPHNVLLDEDFTPKVSDFGLAKLCSKDQSAVSMTAARGTMGYIAPEVFSRNFGNVSYKSDVYSFGTLLLEMVGGRKNFRVTEDSTSQVYFPEWIYNLLEEGNDLRIHMEDKGDGKIARKLAIVGLRCIQWHPVDRPPMKLVVQMLEREGDNLTMPPNPFATTSN; this comes from the exons ATGCTTCTCAATTTCTTATGGTGGTTGCTCATAGTAGTAGAACTGGTGCATGGTGGAGTAGGCCTTGAACATTGCATCGAAACAAGATGTAAACACCATGGCCCAACTGTCCGATTTCCCTTTCGAATTAGAGGCAGCCAGCCAAATCACTGTGGTTATGAAGGCTTTGACATATCATGCACCAATGACAAGCAGACTGTTCTGGAGGTCATGCCATTGTCGGCTAGCAAGTTCTTTGTGAAAAGCATCAACTATGCATCTCAGGAAATTGAAATATATTACCAGATTGGTTGCCCACCTCAACAGGTTTTTGACCTCATCAGTTTACTGTCTTCTTCCCCATTCAAATTTGTAGAGGGTGGAAGGAACTATACATTATTCAGCTGTCCATCATCGAAAGAATTAGACGAATATCGACGATCTCATGGCCCTTACTGTGTGGCGAAACTGGGGAGTTGCAACCATGGCAGCAATCCTGTAGGCAACCAGTTTTACACTGTTCGTGATGATTATTGCACGGTTGATAGTCTTCCCCTAGTGTCTTGTACCAAGGTGCATGACTACTACACATTATCATCAGTACCAGACATGTCCACAAGGAGCAGGCACAATGTTCTGAAGCTGCAATGGTCCAAGCCATCATGTCAACATTGCGAAGAGATGGGAATGACATGTAGATTTAAGAGTGAAGAATTCAGACCTAACCAGATTGAAACTACTGAATGTTTACATATGCCCAAAG GTACTTTCTCATCTTCTGTGATTCTTATAGTCACAGGAGCTGTCATTTACTATATCTATAGCTCTAAGAAAGCAGAAGATGAAAATCAGCTGAGAATTGAGAGATTTTTGGATGACTACAGAGCTCTGAAGCCAAGTAGATACTCCTATGCTGACATTAAGAGGATAACAAAAAAATTTGAAGACAAGTTAGGCCAAGGGGCCTATGGAACTGTGTACAAAGGAAAGCTTTCCTCTGACTTATTTGTTGCTGTAAAAATCCTCGACAATTCAAATGAAAAGGGAGGAGATTTCATAAATGAAGTAGGAACTATGGGTCGAATCTACCATGTCAATGTGGTTCGCTTGGTTGGCTTTTGTGCTGATGGATATATACGAGCTCTCATCTATGAATTCTTACCAAATGGATCACTGCAGAATTTCTTATCATCAGCAGATAGTAAGAACTCTTTCCTTGGTTGGGATAGGTTGCAAGATATTGCTTTGGGTGTAGCCAAGGGAATTGAATATCTTCACCAAGGGTGTGATCAACGTATCCTCCATTTTGATATCAAACCCCATAATGTTTTGCTAGATGAGGACTTCACCCCTAAAGTTTCTGATTTTGGTCTAGCCAAGTTGTGCTCTAAGGACCAAAGCGCAGTATCCATGACAGCAGCCAGAGGGACCATGGGCTACATAGCGCCTGAAGTGTTTTCAAGGAACTTTGGTAACGTGTCCTATAAGTCAGATGTCTATAGTTTTGGAACATTGTTGCTCGAAATGGTTGGGGGTAGAAAAAATTTTAGAGTCACTGAGGACTCCACCAGCCAAGTCTACTTCCCAGAGTGGATCTATAACCTCTTAGAAGAAGGGAATGACCTACGGATCCATATGGAGGACAAAGGAGATGGTAAAATTGCTAGGAAGCTTGCAATTGTGGGTCTACGGTGCATCCAGTGGCACCCAGTAGATCGTCCGCCCATGAAACTAGTAGTTCAGATGTTGGAAAGAGAAGGTGACAATCTAACCATGCCTCCTAATCCTTTTGCTACTACTTCAAATTGA
- the LOC101296028 gene encoding cytoplasmic tRNA 2-thiolation protein 2-like translates to MACSASTCQSNCYKDQPDEHDPDTNSVANRNISNGLCLKCKTNPPISSSADDSRFCSECFRANLFGKFRFAVTSNAMISPSDNVLLAFSGGPSSRVALEFVHEMHSKAQKNFDASRDRSLPVFGVGVAFIDEASVYSSPSNELYKAIQEITAIVEELAPPAKQLYVVPIESVYSSECGDGRERLKRLLDAVTDPTGKEDLLLHLRMLALQKIASENGYNRILLGSCISRIACHVITATVKGQGYSLPADIQYVDSRWEIPVLLPLRDCLAQELNMLCRLEGLKTVELIRSPGTGINGLVLSFVSLLQEENPSRESTIVRTAGKLIPFHFNRIQEIDDSNVPLATRRRQKRYNLKPNECFSSESFCFICNGPLSKSDLLSLRNLGQCQTSPDTFGAACCSSCRFQILPQDPSLLDQFSADLPQQLVARAKLDNLDNYRMLREQIQDCLLSEGEDET, encoded by the exons ATGGCGTGCAGTGCCTCAACTTGCCAGTCAAATTGCTACAAAGACCAACCAGATGAACATGACCCAGATACCAATTCAGTTGCCAACAGAAACATCAGCAATGGTCTCTGCCTCAAGTGCAAGACCAACCCTCCCATCTCCTCCTCCGCCGACGACTCCCGCTTCTGCTCCGAATGCTTCCGCGCCAACCTCTTCGGCAAGTTCCGCTTCGCTGTCACCTCCAACGCCATGATTTCTCCCTCCGATAACGTCCTCCTCGCCTTCTCCGGCGGCCCTTCTTCCAG GGTTGCTCTAGAGTTTGTACACGAGATGCACAGCAAAGCGCAGAAGAATTTTGATGCCAGTAGGGACAGGTCATTACCGGTTTTCGGAGTTGGAGTTGCTTTCATTGATGAGGCTAGTGTTTATTCTTCTCCATCCAATGAACTATACAAAGCAATTCAAGAGATTACAGCTATTGTGGAGGAGCTAGCCCCGCCCGCGAAACAGTTGTATGTTGTGCCCATTGAGAGTGTTTACTCTTCAGAGTGTGGTGATGGAAGGGAGAGGCTGAAGAGGTTACTAGATGCTGTTACTGACCCCACTGGAAAAGAAGATCTTTTACTGCATCTCCGGATGTTGGCCTTGCAGAAG ATTGCCTCGGAGAATGGATACAACAGAATTCTACTGGGATCATGCATATCGAGGATTGCTTGCCATGTTATCACAGCCACTGTGAAG GGACAAGGATATTCGCTACCAGCAGATATACAGTATGTAGATTCAAGGTGGGAAATCCCAGTATTGCTTCCTCTTCGTGATTGTCTTGCACAAGAGCTGAACATGCTTTGCCGCCTTGAGGG TCTAAAAACTGTTGAGTTGATAAGAAGTCCTGGCACCGGCATTAACGGGTTGGTTTTGTCATTCGTGTCACTCTTGCAG GAAGAAAATCCTTCTCGAGAGAGCACAATTGTGAGAACAGCTGGAAAGCTTATCCCATTTCATTTCAACAGAATTCAAGAGATCGATGATTCTAATGTCCCTTTGGCAACTCGAAGGCGCCAAAAGAGATATAATCTTAAACCGAATGAATGTTTTTCTTCAGAGTCATTCTGCTTTATCTGCAATGGCCCCCTCAGCAAATCTGATTTGCTAAGTTTGCGCAATCTTGGTCAATGCCAAACAAGTCCTGACACTTTTGGTGCTGCCTGCTGTTCGAGCTGCCGGTTTCAGATACTTCCCCAGGACCCTTCGTTACTGGATCAATTTTCTGCAGATTTACCTCAGCAGCTGGTTGCTCGAGCAAAGCTTGACAACCTTGACAATTACCGTATGCTCAG GGAACAAATACAAGATTGCTTGCTTTCAGAAGGCGAAGATGAAACCTGA